A segment of the Desulfobulbaceae bacterium genome:
AATCTTCACCGGTTGGGCCGCTTTCCAGAGTGGGGCTATGGGAAAGTTGTCGAGGAAATAGTCATTGGGAATTGTCGAATTGAGCAGATGGGTATGGACGTGAAAGGGGAGTCCTTCTTTGTCTTGTCGACGGTAGATCCTGGTGGTCAGATACCTTTCCGGCTTATCTCTGTGACCTTCGGGCCGTTGGCTTTCCGTTTTGTAGCCGATCTTGGAGAAGATCAGGTTCAGGGCATCGAGATCTTCGGATTTGACCAGGATATCGATGTCGCTCATGGCGCGCAGCGCCGGATTTGGATAGTATAACTCGGCCAGTGCCGCCCCTTTCAAGATGATAACCGGCAGGCCGACCGCCTGACAGCGAGGTAACAGGTCACGAAGCTGGGAGGCGTAGAAGGCGGCGGTCGCGCCGGTGGCGTAATACTTTCGGCTGAGGGGTTCTGTCAAGGATTGGTGGAGGTTTTTCAGCGCTCCTTCTTGGCGTAAGCGCCAGAATAGCAGGGGGGCCAGGCCTTCCTGGTGCGCCATGTCACACAGTGCGTGCCAGGGGAGGGATGGCGCATCTGTGTCACAGAGGTGCGTAAAGCTCGTGTTGTCGTCTTGGCAACAGGACAAGAGTATTGTCCAGGTTTGTGTTTTTGCTGTGTTGATTGGGGCAAAAGGCATCATCAAAAATTGTGTCCTGCGGCCCTTGGGCCAGCGGCAAGAAGGAAGGGGATAACTTGCTCGTCAGGCAGAAATTCCAGAGTAGAGCAGGGAATATATTGAAGGGTATGTTCGAAAAAGGCCAAGCAGTTCTCCATGGCTTCTTTGTCCCAGAACGGCAAGAAGCTATGTTGGAGCAGAAGGCTGATGGCGTGG
Coding sequences within it:
- a CDS encoding nucleotidyltransferase family protein translates to MMPFAPINTAKTQTWTILLSCCQDDNTSFTHLCDTDAPSLPWHALCDMAHQEGLAPLLFWRLRQEGALKNLHQSLTEPLSRKYYATGATAAFYASQLRDLLPRCQAVGLPVIILKGAALAELYYPNPALRAMSDIDILVKSEDLDALNLIFSKIGYKTESQRPEGHRDKPERYLTTRIYRRQDKEGLPFHVHTHLLNSTIPNDYFLDNFPIAPLWKAAQPVKIAGTKALVLDPRHQVLHLAEHSLRVTHSLTKLHYLYDIDQVVRNSEKKIDWQVLCREAEHWQMGSFLYYPLSLASEWINTPVPLSALTRLQPEAGLLERFFHTLLANNIRQPGLSYLLHLSRQPSFKRQLAFVARTAFPPRHILARRSGIPLDQVGAVVYLRRVLEITSTILTTIKGNSAATNYLNKTAWRLNDSQP